The stretch of DNA CAGAATTAGATTATTAAACCTCCCTCTCCTTGCGCGCTATAACATATGCAAGGTGTTCATAATCTAACATATCACAGCCCTTTTTGCTGGGTAGCAAATTCATATTCTCAATGACGTACCCGGCATCCCTGAGAGCCTCTCTTAAAAACTTCTTATCATATGGCAGGATAAAGAACTTGTGCTCACCAAGCTTATAATATGTCATGTTTAATCCCACAAAGAGTAACAGGTGACCCCCAATATTCAGTAGTGACGCACATTTTCTCAGATTGCTCCGGTAAGCATCCTTATCTCTGCTAATAGTGTTTAGGCACCAAAGGCTGAGAACACAGTCCACTTGTGGCAAGATGACAGGATCTAGAGGATTGTCTTTAGAAACATCCCATTTTACAACCTGTTTGACGGCTCTTCTTACTTTGTCTTCCTTTACCTGCCATTCCTCTCTGAAAttaaacacaaaatacagtacTATTATTAGTGCCTgaatatgagtgtgtgtgtgtgtgtgtgtgtgtgtgtgtgtgtgtgtgtgtgtgtgtgtgtgtgtgtgtgtgtgtgtgtgtgtgtgtgtgtgtgtgtgtgtgtgtgtgtgtgtgtgtgtgtgtgacacctgcaagctcatattgaacccccgaaataaccacaacatatatataagcatataagtgtcacagaggagtgctactgacatggcaatatatatttataaccagagacagaacatgaaacacagacagagctcagtgcacatccagtgaaacttatacacggtacagtgcctaaatatatatgtatagatatctattaaatacaatggtcttttattttaacattttggccaaagtgttgtaagcccctgcgCCACTACATGGCaaaccacatctcaagggtccctaacactaatataaattctttataacctgtgcattaccaggaagaatgatttataataaatctgtcaaaattagttgatagttctaagtctgattgaagactttattaacctgtacattaacaggaaaagcactctgtatcagatttgtcacaatcatactgcaagcaagcaactacccctgagagtgggagatgctatggagttagcatatatatatatttatatagtcattaaaaagaaagtaaaccctctttga from Ascaphus truei isolate aAscTru1 chromosome 6, aAscTru1.hap1, whole genome shotgun sequence encodes:
- the LOC142496425 gene encoding nicotinamide N-methyltransferase-like; this encodes MDSSLYKHYHDEEFDPKGLVEIYFCDENYHLIEELVDYPMKQLHETFSSRRVRGDILIDISMGPTVYHLLSASDIFKEIIVIECSEPNIEEFEKWLKKDPGTSEWSYAAKALCELEGNREEWQVKEDKVRRAVKQVVKWDVSKDNPLDPVILPQVDCVLSLWCLNTISRDKDAYRSNLRKCASLLNIGGHLLLFVGLNMTYYKLGEHKFFILPYDKKFLREALRDAGYVIENMNLLPSKKGCDMLDYEHLAYVIARKEREV